In Gossypium raimondii isolate GPD5lz chromosome 12, ASM2569854v1, whole genome shotgun sequence, a single window of DNA contains:
- the LOC105764217 gene encoding cytochrome P450 CYP72A219: MAVLMSVVYGVAIAWTLKLLYAIWWKPKAIEKKLRKQGIHGYPYKLIYGNTTEMMELAKEKGSEPVEQPHDIVPRINPLLHDLATTHKKSFVVWYGTTPRVAIMEPNLIKEVLNNKTGDFPKPEINSFTQLFVTGLASYNGDKWAKHRKIVNPAFHVEKLKHMLPAFVVCTDEMISKWRKLVNFMGSSEVDMSVEFQNLTGDVISRAAFGSNFEEGRLIFLLQKEQGRLFLQSQMNINFPLLRFLPTKVNKRMKHINREVGSLLTRIIEKREKFIRAGDHKDDLLGLLLKSNLNEVEVNKNSDGGMSMADVIEECKLFYFAGQETTTNLLTWTMIVLSMHNEWQERAREEVLQVFGNNKPDYDDLNRLKIVNMILLEVMRLYPSTSLIRCTKKETKLGDMSLPAGVQLFMPLHIVHRDKEQWGEDVMEFKPERFSEGMFKATKDKVSYFPFGWGPRICVGQNFAMLESKLAIAKILQNFSFQLSPTYTHAPHAAVTLQPRYGAQVILHKLGECA; the protein is encoded by the exons ATGGCGGTTTTGATGTCAGTGGTTTATGGTGTGGCAATCGCCTGGACTCTCAAACTATTGTATGCCATTTGGTGGAAACCTAAAGCGATAGAGAAGAAGCTAAGGAAACAGGGCATCCATGGCTACCCCTACAAGTTGATTTACGGGAACACCACGGAGATGATGGAGTTAGCTAAGGAAAAAGGGTCGGAACCCGTGGAGCAGCCGCACGACATCGTACCTCGTATCAATCCTTTGCTTCATGATCTCGCCACTACTCACA AGAAATCGTTCGTTGTTTGGTATGGAACAACTCCTCGAGTGGCAATCATGGAGCCAAATTTGATAAAAGAGGTTCTGAACAACAAAACTGGTGATTTCCCAAAGCCAGAAATAAATTCATTCACTCAGCTGTTCGTGACTGGACTTGCCAGCTATAATGGAGATAAATGGGCCAAACATAGGAAAATCGTTAATCCTGCCTTCCATGTAGAGAAGTTGAAG CATATGTTGCCTGCATTTGTTGTCTGTACGGACGAAATGATTTCCAAATGGAGAAAGTTGGTGAACTTCATGGGGTCAAGCGAAGTGGATATGTCGGTTGAATTTCAAAACTTAACCGGGGATGTTATATCCAGAGCAGCTTTTGGCAGCAATTTTGAAGAAGGGAGGTTGATATTCCTTCTGCAAAAAGAACAAGGGCGGCTGTTTTTACAGTCCCAGATGAACATCAATTTCCCATTGTTAAG GTTTCTTCCAACCAAAGTAAACAAGAGAATGAAGCACATAAACAGAGAAGTGGGATCCTTATTGACaagaataatagaaaaaagagagaaatttaTAAGAGCAGGAGATCACAAGGACGATTTGCTGGGCTTGCTCCTCAAGTCTAATCTCAATGAAGTGGAAGTAAACAAGAATTCGGATGGAGGGATGAGCATGGCAGATGTGATTGAAGAGTGCAAGTTGTTTTACTTCGCTGGTCAGGAAACTACAACCAATTTGTTGACTTGGACCATGATTGTGTTGAGCATGCATAATGAGTGGCAGGAGAGAGCCAGGGAAGAGGTGCTTCAAGTTTTTGGGAACAATAAACCCGATTATGATGACTTGAATCGCTTGAAGATA GTAAACATGATACTGCTAGAAGTAATGAGACTATATCCGTCAACGTCCCTGATTCGATGCACGAAGAAAGAGACGAAGCTGGGAGATATGAGTCTTCCAGCAGGGGTGCAACTGTTCATGCCATTGCACATTGTGCATAGAGATAAAGAACAATGGGGAGAAGACGTGATGGAGTTCAAGCCAGAGAGATTTTCAGAAGGGATGTTTAAGGCAACGAAGGATAAGGTATCCTACTTCCCTTTCGGATGGGGCCCTAGAATATGCGTTGGACAAAACTTTGCGATGCTTGAATCCAAATTGGCCATCGCCAAAATCTTGCAGAACTTTTCATTCCAACTATCTCCAACTTATACTCACGCCCCACATGCTGCTGTCACACTTCAACCTCGTTATGGTGCTCAAGTCATATTACATAAACTAGGAGAATGTGCGTGA